In Vanacampus margaritifer isolate UIUO_Vmar chromosome 18, RoL_Vmar_1.0, whole genome shotgun sequence, a genomic segment contains:
- the tepsin gene encoding AP-4 complex accessory subunit tepsin isoform X1: protein MATFMERLAFLQKVPTLTKATADDESPCPGYLFQEIGKISHESLASDQCLLEYLIERLQVESCHVKLKVLKIFVHLCGHGSKHFLTELRRNSTFIQQASVYSGPPDPIHGTALYQKVRNKAQEVARLLFTDTFYVKNDVLPFNMATSAMGMGSAASHRAGMQGFGYNPVKQGAAGNDSLLDKIQKAAEVVASAVLPPTEHQGIRLHDNHYRAVVAPSTPIEVAVPACAYSLPARRLKGVTQRSPGQVGGGWEETDSGNNSSRNSSQDISTNSRASAGSKSACTGSQSGASRESSGDLSERVEALQLGDCGQEMALISKLMEGSRVFLSNEESQHFIKECSTLNCEVVVELLSSRLQDPSNTVNMRALCAVACLMTADLLSLEQIFGATQRRLRQLSEGPPGPVANKATKILRQFKALMGGVHHTAKQEPAGSTHQVNHASSQLVTSTYSGSVEPALVDSCEKSPLTERQLLLAPVRTEVTDTKYEECIQPCVERLSLFSGMKLVNRTRPLCETSVAHLDLDSLQKQPDNPASVVSDSSQQSSAFLFLNS from the exons ATGGCTACATTCATGGAACGGTTAGCTTTCCTTCAAAAA GTCCCGACTCTGACGAAGGCGACAGCTGATGATGAGAGTCCCTGTCCTGGCTACCTTTTCCAAGAAATTGGAA AAATTTCCCACGAGTCTTTGGCGAGTGATCAGTGTTTGTTAGAGTACCTAATAGAGAGGCTTCAAGTCGAGTCCTGTCATGTCAAACTCAAG GTGCTGAAGATCTTCGTTCATCTGTGCGGCCATGGCTCCAAACATTTCCTCACTGAACTCAGGAGGAATTCCACCTTCATTCAGCAAGCATCAG tatacaGTGGGCCTCCCGATCCCATCCATGGCACGGCTTTGTATCAGAAAGTGAGAAACAAGGCACAG GAAGTTGCACGGCTGCTTTTCACTGATACGTTTTACGTAAAAAATGATGTGCTGCCATTTAACATGGCAACCTCAGCAATGG GTATGGGATCTGCAGCCTCCCACAGGGCAGGAATGCAAGGTTTTGGGTACAATCCAGTGAAGCAGGGGGCAG CAGGCAACGACTCGCTCCTGGATAAGATCCAGAAAGCTGCAGAAGTCGTAGCCAGCGCCGTCCTTCCCCCGACAGAACACCAGGGCATCCGTCTCCACGACAACCACTACCGGGCTGTCGTGGCGCCATCGACACCGATAGAAGTGGCTGTACCAGCATGTGCCTACAGTCTGCCTGCTCGCAGACTTAAAG GAGTGACTCAGCGTTCTCCAGGGCAGGTCGGAGGCGGCTGGGAAGAGACTGACAGTGGCAACAACTCCTCTCGCAACTCATCTCAGGACATCTCCACCAACAGCAGGGCTTCTGCGGGTAGCAAGTCGGCGTGCACTGGGAGCCAATCAGGAGCCAGCAGAGAAAGCAGCGGGGACCTATCGGAGCG GGTGGAAGCGTTGCAGTTGGGGGACTGCGGCCAGGAGATGgcgctcatcagcaagctgatGGAAGGCTCCAGAGTGTTTCTGTCCAATGAGGAGAGCCAGCACTTTATCAAAGA GTGCTCCACTCTTAACTGCGAGGTTGTTGTGGAGTTGCTCTCGAGTCGGCTGCAAGATCCCTCCAACACTGTTAACATG AGGGCATTGTGCGCCGTAGCCTGCCTCATGACTGCCGACCTTCTGTCTCTTGAGCAAATTTTCGGAGCGACGCAACGTAGGCTCCGTCAGCTCAGCGAGGGCCCTCCTGGACCCGTGGCCAACAAAGCCACGAAG ATCCTGAGACAGTTCAAGGCCCTGATGGGCGGAGTTCACCACACGGCCAAACAGGAACCAGCCGGCAGCACTCATCAAGTCAACCACGCATCCAGCCAACTTGTTACATCGACATACTCGGGGTCTGTAGAGCCCGCGCTGGTGGACAGCTGTGAGAAATCTCCACTAACTGAGCGGCAACTGCTCCTGGCTCCCGTTCGAACTGAGGTGACAGACACTAAATACGAGGAGTGCATTCAGCCTTGTGTGGAAAGACTGTCCCTGTTCAGTGGCATGAAGCTGGTAAACAGGACGAGGCCTCTGTGCGAGACTAGCGTGGCCCACTTGGACCTGGACTCACTACAGAAGCAACCTGACAACCCAGCTTCGGTTGTGTCTGATAGTAGCCAGCAGTCGTCTGCCTTCTTGTTTCTCAACTCTTGA
- the tepsin gene encoding AP-4 complex accessory subunit tepsin isoform X2, translated as MATFMERLAFLQKVPTLTKATADDESPCPGYLFQEIGKISHESLASDQCLLEYLIERLQVESCHVKLKVLKIFVHLCGHGSKHFLTELRRNSTFIQQASVYSGPPDPIHGTALYQKVRNKAQEVARLLFTDTFYVKNDVLPFNMATSAMGMGSAASHRAGMQGFGYNPVKQGAGNDSLLDKIQKAAEVVASAVLPPTEHQGIRLHDNHYRAVVAPSTPIEVAVPACAYSLPARRLKGVTQRSPGQVGGGWEETDSGNNSSRNSSQDISTNSRASAGSKSACTGSQSGASRESSGDLSERVEALQLGDCGQEMALISKLMEGSRVFLSNEESQHFIKECSTLNCEVVVELLSSRLQDPSNTVNMRALCAVACLMTADLLSLEQIFGATQRRLRQLSEGPPGPVANKATKILRQFKALMGGVHHTAKQEPAGSTHQVNHASSQLVTSTYSGSVEPALVDSCEKSPLTERQLLLAPVRTEVTDTKYEECIQPCVERLSLFSGMKLVNRTRPLCETSVAHLDLDSLQKQPDNPASVVSDSSQQSSAFLFLNS; from the exons ATGGCTACATTCATGGAACGGTTAGCTTTCCTTCAAAAA GTCCCGACTCTGACGAAGGCGACAGCTGATGATGAGAGTCCCTGTCCTGGCTACCTTTTCCAAGAAATTGGAA AAATTTCCCACGAGTCTTTGGCGAGTGATCAGTGTTTGTTAGAGTACCTAATAGAGAGGCTTCAAGTCGAGTCCTGTCATGTCAAACTCAAG GTGCTGAAGATCTTCGTTCATCTGTGCGGCCATGGCTCCAAACATTTCCTCACTGAACTCAGGAGGAATTCCACCTTCATTCAGCAAGCATCAG tatacaGTGGGCCTCCCGATCCCATCCATGGCACGGCTTTGTATCAGAAAGTGAGAAACAAGGCACAG GAAGTTGCACGGCTGCTTTTCACTGATACGTTTTACGTAAAAAATGATGTGCTGCCATTTAACATGGCAACCTCAGCAATGG GTATGGGATCTGCAGCCTCCCACAGGGCAGGAATGCAAGGTTTTGGGTACAATCCAGTGAAGCAGGGGGCAG GCAACGACTCGCTCCTGGATAAGATCCAGAAAGCTGCAGAAGTCGTAGCCAGCGCCGTCCTTCCCCCGACAGAACACCAGGGCATCCGTCTCCACGACAACCACTACCGGGCTGTCGTGGCGCCATCGACACCGATAGAAGTGGCTGTACCAGCATGTGCCTACAGTCTGCCTGCTCGCAGACTTAAAG GAGTGACTCAGCGTTCTCCAGGGCAGGTCGGAGGCGGCTGGGAAGAGACTGACAGTGGCAACAACTCCTCTCGCAACTCATCTCAGGACATCTCCACCAACAGCAGGGCTTCTGCGGGTAGCAAGTCGGCGTGCACTGGGAGCCAATCAGGAGCCAGCAGAGAAAGCAGCGGGGACCTATCGGAGCG GGTGGAAGCGTTGCAGTTGGGGGACTGCGGCCAGGAGATGgcgctcatcagcaagctgatGGAAGGCTCCAGAGTGTTTCTGTCCAATGAGGAGAGCCAGCACTTTATCAAAGA GTGCTCCACTCTTAACTGCGAGGTTGTTGTGGAGTTGCTCTCGAGTCGGCTGCAAGATCCCTCCAACACTGTTAACATG AGGGCATTGTGCGCCGTAGCCTGCCTCATGACTGCCGACCTTCTGTCTCTTGAGCAAATTTTCGGAGCGACGCAACGTAGGCTCCGTCAGCTCAGCGAGGGCCCTCCTGGACCCGTGGCCAACAAAGCCACGAAG ATCCTGAGACAGTTCAAGGCCCTGATGGGCGGAGTTCACCACACGGCCAAACAGGAACCAGCCGGCAGCACTCATCAAGTCAACCACGCATCCAGCCAACTTGTTACATCGACATACTCGGGGTCTGTAGAGCCCGCGCTGGTGGACAGCTGTGAGAAATCTCCACTAACTGAGCGGCAACTGCTCCTGGCTCCCGTTCGAACTGAGGTGACAGACACTAAATACGAGGAGTGCATTCAGCCTTGTGTGGAAAGACTGTCCCTGTTCAGTGGCATGAAGCTGGTAAACAGGACGAGGCCTCTGTGCGAGACTAGCGTGGCCCACTTGGACCTGGACTCACTACAGAAGCAACCTGACAACCCAGCTTCGGTTGTGTCTGATAGTAGCCAGCAGTCGTCTGCCTTCTTGTTTCTCAACTCTTGA
- the ndufaf8 gene encoding NADH dehydrogenase [ubiquinone] 1 alpha subcomplex assembly factor 8, protein MSGSNVWHRSREKLRRFPEFFAQCAEEAAVYGKCVAATTTNKQELKKDHCAKEFAALKTCFANAAKKNPK, encoded by the exons ATGTCTGGGTCAAATGTTTGGCATCGTAGCCGGGAGAAACTCAGACGCTTTCCGGAATTCTTTGCACAATGTGCAGAAGAG GCAGCAGTTTATGGCAAATGTGTGGCAGCTACCACAACAAACAAGCAGGAATTGAAGAAAGACCATTGTGCTAAAGAATTTGCAGCCCTGAAGACGTGCTTTGCAAATGCT GCCAAGAAAAATCccaaatga
- the LOC144038015 gene encoding uncharacterized protein LOC144038015, with amino-acid sequence MLTDNRKRHRSSDSEENQQLSPQAKRSGGGPCLLVSDLDSESSSSDSSSGICSTERPMVVTSRPCIHNQSNRIPQYSPKPKDSAQQGFHGDCSTFSYDSINRVLREAHFSSLQTRGRPGST; translated from the exons ATGCTGACAGATAACAG gAAGCGCCACCGGAGCAGTGACAGTGAGGAGAATCAACAGCTGAGTCCGCAGGCCAAGAGGTCAGGAGGGGGTCCATGCCTGCTTGTGTCCGATTTGGACTCTGAG TCGTCAAGCAGCGACAGCAGCAGCGGCATCTGCAGTACGGAGAGGCCGATGGTGGTCACGAGCAGGCCGTGCATCCACAACCAGAGCAACCGCATCCCCCAGTACTCTCCCAAGCCCAAGGACTCGGCGCAGCAAGGTTTCCATGGCGACTGCAGCACTTTCTCCTACGACTCCATCAACAGAGTCCTGAGGGAGGCGCACTTCAGCAGTCTACAGACGAGAGGGCGCCCGGGTTCGACATGA